The following proteins are encoded in a genomic region of Sorangiineae bacterium MSr12523:
- a CDS encoding beta-propeller domain-containing protein: MRHSRLRPSLPLASLLALAGAVVAVPACSSSTDSGPEEERNPGQSDFISAPPLGGDPFGGASAGQGADGGAPTSEQNGGKGGDSSNPRKVEETDLYRVEGDRLYYLNAYRGLMVFDVSNVDQPKLLGRSSIHGSPVEMFIRNGIATIVVADWYGTMEDGSPFHGSVVRGLDASNPAEIKLLGEAKLGGWVRDTRIVGDVLYAVSEDYGWYYGWDAAGGSSGTSRGPKVVVSSVGFGGGAIAQKGSYEFDGYSSIFNVTDSSIMLAHDIPANPSQPWSQPSGRSELVYLDISDPLGTIGVRGRIEVNGSVQGWGTDNGRWNLDFADKRYAHLLGCGSTYCGMQQGQYVLSTVDFQNPDVPVRASELSIPSTGWTVAARFDGTRMYLSPGSNYYNPQGSDTPVQIYDLSNASAPKLAGQTVVGGTIWNFIPSGDRLFALGSDYRTSANKVTLQYFNVSNPAAPSLIGRSTFGEGWAWTPAAGTFKAFVKDAEKGLVVLPFSGWSSQTYEYQNGLQLIEYTPDSIRTAGAARSHGWVERGIFVKGRLVSLSDQALSVVDYTNKASPHVVKEVTLARNVVDARPDGNTVAEVSTDWWGYDDRQSEIRMLPLDNVDEHTDASGAVTVKIDGNNARVFRNGNLSYVVTNVRKEVICGNGQSPGAADPGKPAPTCYSYVPQVQVVEFANDTATLRGKVALPVEAGNNYYYWGWGGCYWYDWFGGSDVVQVEGNALAFRRFYPKYKSDGTWDANQTLYVVDITNPDAPNLTTTPISSDYRSWWGNMRAVGDKLYVTHYEWINWPVYDPQSGRTSQGTVRYYLDQIDLSDRAHPRVGSRINVPGLLVGASETDPSLLYFTDYRWWSGKARDDLSVARIVGRKAYLQSSTVLDGYVGNVFVRGNKAYASVQRYDYQTGTDSRVTLHEFDLTNPRRPIDRRAPSQRGWGWLLGVEGDRAIVTSGWGSGMDIYRLQADAAPTYDRFVRAQGWPGNISRQNDRLFLASGYWGIQSIQLQ, encoded by the coding sequence ATGCGCCATTCCCGTTTGCGTCCTTCGCTTCCTTTGGCTTCCTTGCTCGCCCTTGCGGGCGCCGTCGTCGCCGTGCCGGCCTGCTCTTCGTCCACCGATTCGGGACCGGAGGAGGAGCGCAACCCGGGACAATCCGACTTCATCTCGGCCCCGCCCCTCGGCGGCGACCCGTTCGGGGGAGCGTCGGCGGGCCAAGGTGCCGATGGCGGCGCACCCACCAGTGAGCAGAACGGCGGAAAGGGCGGTGACAGCTCCAACCCGCGCAAGGTCGAGGAGACCGATCTCTATCGGGTCGAGGGCGACCGCCTTTACTACCTCAACGCCTACCGCGGGCTCATGGTCTTCGACGTCAGCAACGTCGACCAGCCGAAGCTCCTCGGGCGCAGCAGCATCCACGGAAGCCCGGTCGAGATGTTCATCCGCAACGGCATCGCGACCATCGTGGTGGCCGACTGGTACGGCACGATGGAGGACGGCTCGCCCTTCCACGGATCCGTCGTTCGCGGCCTCGACGCGAGCAACCCCGCGGAGATCAAGCTCCTCGGGGAGGCAAAGCTCGGCGGCTGGGTGCGCGACACCCGCATCGTCGGCGACGTGCTCTACGCGGTCAGCGAGGACTACGGCTGGTACTACGGTTGGGACGCCGCCGGCGGAAGCAGCGGCACGAGCCGGGGGCCGAAGGTCGTGGTCAGCAGCGTGGGCTTCGGCGGCGGCGCCATCGCGCAAAAGGGCTCGTACGAGTTCGACGGCTACAGCTCGATTTTCAACGTCACCGACAGCAGCATCATGCTGGCGCACGACATCCCGGCGAATCCCTCGCAGCCGTGGAGCCAGCCCAGTGGGCGGAGCGAGCTCGTTTACCTCGATATTTCCGATCCGCTCGGCACCATCGGCGTGCGCGGACGCATCGAGGTGAACGGCTCCGTGCAGGGATGGGGCACGGACAACGGTCGCTGGAACCTCGACTTTGCCGACAAGCGATATGCGCACTTGCTCGGGTGCGGCAGCACGTACTGCGGAATGCAGCAGGGCCAATACGTCCTCTCCACCGTCGACTTCCAGAATCCCGATGTACCGGTTCGCGCTTCGGAGCTTTCCATTCCTTCGACAGGATGGACGGTCGCCGCGCGCTTCGACGGCACGCGCATGTACCTTTCGCCGGGCTCCAATTACTACAATCCACAAGGCAGCGACACGCCGGTTCAAATTTACGATCTCTCGAACGCCTCCGCGCCCAAATTGGCCGGGCAGACCGTCGTCGGGGGCACGATTTGGAACTTCATTCCATCGGGCGATCGGCTCTTCGCGTTGGGGAGCGATTACCGCACGTCGGCCAACAAAGTGACGCTCCAATACTTCAATGTGAGCAACCCCGCGGCACCTTCGCTCATCGGGCGCTCGACCTTTGGTGAAGGCTGGGCGTGGACGCCGGCGGCGGGCACCTTCAAGGCATTCGTGAAGGATGCCGAAAAGGGCCTGGTGGTGCTGCCCTTCAGCGGGTGGAGCTCGCAGACGTACGAGTACCAGAACGGGCTTCAACTCATCGAGTACACGCCCGATTCGATCCGCACCGCGGGCGCGGCGCGATCGCATGGCTGGGTGGAGCGCGGCATCTTCGTCAAAGGCCGTCTCGTGTCGCTGAGCGATCAGGCGCTGAGCGTGGTCGATTACACGAACAAGGCGAGCCCGCACGTCGTCAAGGAGGTCACCCTCGCGCGCAACGTCGTGGATGCGCGGCCCGACGGCAACACCGTGGCCGAGGTCTCCACGGATTGGTGGGGGTACGACGACCGGCAGTCGGAGATCCGCATGCTGCCCCTCGACAATGTGGACGAGCACACCGATGCCTCGGGTGCCGTGACGGTGAAGATCGACGGGAACAACGCGCGCGTCTTCCGCAATGGCAATTTGAGTTACGTCGTGACGAACGTGCGCAAGGAGGTCATCTGCGGCAATGGACAGAGCCCCGGGGCCGCCGATCCCGGCAAGCCTGCTCCGACGTGCTACTCGTACGTGCCGCAGGTGCAGGTCGTCGAATTCGCGAATGACACGGCCACGCTGCGCGGCAAGGTGGCCCTGCCCGTGGAGGCCGGGAACAATTACTACTACTGGGGTTGGGGCGGCTGCTACTGGTACGACTGGTTCGGTGGCTCGGACGTGGTGCAGGTCGAGGGCAATGCGCTGGCCTTCCGGCGCTTCTACCCGAAGTACAAGTCCGATGGCACCTGGGATGCGAACCAGACTTTGTACGTGGTCGACATCACGAACCCGGATGCCCCGAACCTGACGACGACCCCCATCTCCTCGGATTACCGCTCCTGGTGGGGGAACATGCGGGCCGTTGGCGACAAGCTTTACGTGACCCATTACGAGTGGATCAACTGGCCGGTGTACGATCCGCAATCGGGCCGGACCAGCCAGGGCACCGTGCGCTACTACCTCGATCAGATCGATCTGAGCGACCGCGCGCACCCGAGGGTGGGCTCGCGCATCAACGTGCCCGGGCTGCTCGTGGGCGCATCGGAGACCGATCCGTCGCTCCTCTACTTCACCGATTACCGATGGTGGAGCGGAAAGGCCCGCGACGATCTGTCCGTGGCCCGCATCGTCGGACGCAAGGCTTATCTCCAGAGCAGCACGGTGCTCGATGGTTACGTGGGCAACGTTTTCGTGCGCGGCAACAAGGCGTACGCTTCGGTGCAGCGGTACGATTACCAGACCGGAACGGACTCGCGGGTCACGTTGCACGAATTCGACTTGACGAATCCGCGCCGCCCCATCGACCGCCGTGCACCGTCCCAGCGCGGGTGGGGCTGGCTCCTTGGCGTCGAGGGCGACCGCGCCATCGTCACGTCGGGGTGGGGGAGTGGTATGGACATTTACCGGTTGCAGGCCGACGCAGCCCCCACCTACGACCGCTTCGTGCGGGCACAGGGTTGGCCGGGAAACATCTCGCGGCAGAACGACCGGCTTTTCTTGGCAAGCGGATACTGGGGGATCCAGTCCATCCAGCTTCAGTGA
- a CDS encoding acyltransferase family protein, translated as MADRVERLQIPFSAYGTDPYGVSKRHLIRIFTAARFFYRHYFSVETHGLVNVPPRGRAMLVGNHSGGIAIDAAMVYASMFFEMDPPRLAQGMAEKFINKFPFASLWSSKVGHFTGLPEHAERLLEEDRLLMVFPEGARGTAKLFRERHSLVDFGTGFLRLALKTKTPIIPFGFLGGGDALPTVSNAYKLGKRLGVPYIPIVPYWPPVPLPVKLEIHYGAPMVFEGTGSEDDEVIQGYVDEVKASIKRLIHHGLCLRRGEPTASVHFGDEDRDIR; from the coding sequence ATCGCCGATCGCGTAGAACGGCTGCAAATTCCGTTTAGTGCTTACGGGACGGATCCTTACGGTGTGTCGAAGCGGCACCTGATACGCATTTTCACGGCGGCGCGCTTCTTCTACCGGCACTACTTCTCCGTCGAGACCCACGGCCTGGTGAATGTGCCGCCGCGCGGGCGGGCGATGCTCGTGGGCAATCACTCGGGCGGCATCGCCATCGATGCGGCGATGGTCTACGCCTCGATGTTCTTCGAGATGGACCCGCCGCGCCTGGCGCAGGGCATGGCCGAGAAGTTCATCAACAAGTTTCCCTTCGCCTCCCTCTGGTCGAGCAAAGTCGGCCACTTCACGGGCTTGCCCGAGCACGCCGAACGGCTCCTCGAAGAGGACCGGCTGCTCATGGTCTTTCCCGAGGGCGCGCGCGGCACGGCCAAGCTTTTTCGCGAGCGCCACTCGCTCGTCGACTTCGGCACGGGCTTTCTCCGGCTCGCGCTCAAGACGAAGACGCCCATCATTCCCTTCGGCTTCCTCGGCGGCGGCGATGCGCTCCCCACGGTGAGCAACGCGTACAAGCTCGGCAAGCGCCTCGGCGTTCCGTACATTCCCATCGTGCCGTATTGGCCACCGGTTCCCCTTCCCGTGAAGCTCGAGATCCACTACGGCGCGCCCATGGTTTTCGAGGGCACGGGAAGCGAAGACGACGAGGTCATTCAAGGCTACGTCGACGAGGTGAAGGCGAGCATCAAGCGCCTCATTCATCACGGCTTGTGTCTGCGGCGCGGAGAGCCCACCGCCTCCGTGCACTTCGGCGACGAGGATCGCGATATCCGATGA
- a CDS encoding serine/threonine protein kinase has protein sequence MAEDNRGYGRAGRIGKIIKGKWRVDARLGEGATATVYAATHRNGHRVALKVLHPQFLRDAQIRTRFMREAYVGNAISHPGVVRVVDDDVTEDGAVFLVMELLEGESFERRAERMGGRLPVAEVVWMLDTLLDVLSAAHKRNIVHRDIKPDNLFLTRDGRIKVLDFGFARMKEEVERGASSEGATSLTKTGFILGTPDFMSPEQAGGRNKAVDGRSDLWSAAATAFCLITGQRVHPGAVTLHQHLLLTATARARSLGSIAPDLPSGLIAVIDRALMLEPDRRWMDATAMRTALRAAVGSFDGPPGASSHDDTTAVYRGSAPDAQEVREVRLDESVIFVSSQELIPSVSTATNAPYMAPYAAPPIAELPVPSMARSAVPVFAAPDMDGLMRPPMQSNSETSRSSITARRIRPSAFDPYFSKWIFFLVIVTISAVVFIIGLRRKKHLDRHPSSFSAQVVTAPFSSASSTSSVSSVLPQSSAPAATLPPRPAATTPRK, from the coding sequence GTGGCAGAAGACAACCGCGGATATGGCCGGGCAGGACGCATCGGCAAAATCATCAAGGGGAAGTGGCGCGTCGACGCACGCCTTGGTGAGGGGGCGACGGCCACGGTGTATGCGGCGACCCATCGCAATGGCCATCGGGTCGCCCTGAAGGTGCTGCACCCGCAATTTCTCCGCGATGCGCAGATTCGCACGCGGTTCATGCGGGAGGCCTACGTCGGCAATGCCATCTCGCACCCGGGTGTGGTGCGCGTCGTCGATGATGACGTGACCGAGGATGGAGCGGTCTTTCTCGTGATGGAGCTGCTCGAGGGCGAGTCCTTCGAGCGGCGCGCCGAGCGCATGGGCGGCAGGCTTCCCGTGGCCGAGGTGGTGTGGATGCTCGACACCTTGCTCGACGTCTTGAGCGCCGCGCACAAGCGCAACATCGTTCACCGCGACATCAAGCCGGACAACCTGTTTCTCACCCGCGATGGGCGCATCAAGGTGCTCGACTTCGGCTTTGCGCGCATGAAGGAGGAAGTGGAGCGCGGCGCGTCCAGCGAAGGCGCGACCTCCTTGACCAAAACGGGCTTCATCCTGGGCACGCCGGACTTCATGTCGCCGGAGCAAGCCGGGGGCCGCAACAAGGCCGTCGATGGTCGTTCGGATCTCTGGTCGGCCGCAGCGACGGCATTTTGCCTCATCACCGGGCAACGCGTGCATCCGGGCGCGGTCACCTTGCATCAGCATCTCTTGCTCACGGCCACGGCCCGCGCGCGGTCGCTCGGGTCGATTGCGCCCGATCTGCCGAGCGGCCTGATCGCGGTCATTGATCGCGCGCTCATGCTCGAGCCCGACCGGCGATGGATGGATGCCACCGCGATGCGTACGGCGCTTCGTGCAGCGGTGGGGTCGTTCGATGGGCCGCCCGGCGCTTCGTCGCACGACGACACGACCGCGGTTTACCGTGGGTCCGCGCCGGATGCGCAAGAAGTGAGAGAGGTGCGGCTGGACGAGAGCGTCATCTTCGTGAGCTCGCAGGAGCTCATTCCATCGGTCTCGACGGCGACGAACGCGCCGTACATGGCACCGTATGCAGCCCCGCCGATTGCCGAGTTGCCCGTGCCATCGATGGCGCGCTCCGCGGTGCCCGTGTTCGCCGCGCCCGACATGGATGGCTTGATGCGGCCGCCGATGCAAAGCAACTCCGAGACGTCGCGATCGAGCATCACCGCGCGGCGCATAAGGCCATCGGCGTTCGACCCGTATTTCTCCAAGTGGATATTCTTCCTGGTGATCGTCACGATCTCGGCGGTGGTCTTCATCATCGGGTTGCGGCGGAAGAAGCATTTGGACCGACACCCAAGTTCCTTTTCCGCGCAGGTCGTCACGGCGCCTTTCTCGTCTGCCTCGTCCACCTCGTCGGTCTCGTCGGTGTTGCCGCAAAGCAGCGCACCGGCCGCAACGCTGCCTCCCCGACCTGCGGCCACTACACCGCGCAAGTAA
- a CDS encoding HAMP domain-containing histidine kinase, with translation MLERTFAAVRGRSKPLPSRLPPRPTAGQVGGQVGRSTPVGHVSRVFRDVYEAERLSAGAIPLARKQEPLRALADAAFARLGKEARRRGLELQNDVDEALAVPCDPERILKVLLHLIENAIGACKDHGHVVVDARPIENGVLVSVHDEGAGLDPRAWPYLFREGWKDPSRKGEGLGLTVSKAIVHAHGGKIWCESALGRGTTFRFTIPNAPPSRKPEEADEAEQREEREKAEQPEADHEPSPQSASPE, from the coding sequence ATGCTCGAGAGGACCTTTGCTGCCGTCCGTGGTCGCTCGAAGCCGCTGCCCTCCCGGTTACCACCACGCCCGACGGCCGGGCAGGTGGGGGGCCAGGTTGGCCGCAGCACGCCCGTTGGCCACGTCAGCCGCGTCTTTCGCGACGTCTACGAGGCGGAACGTTTGAGCGCCGGGGCCATTCCCCTGGCCCGCAAACAGGAGCCCCTTCGTGCGCTGGCCGACGCGGCCTTCGCGCGGCTCGGCAAAGAGGCCCGCCGCCGCGGCCTGGAGCTCCAAAACGACGTGGACGAGGCCCTCGCCGTTCCCTGCGATCCGGAGCGGATTCTCAAGGTGCTCCTTCATTTGATCGAGAACGCCATCGGCGCCTGCAAGGACCACGGGCACGTCGTGGTCGATGCCCGCCCCATCGAAAACGGGGTGCTCGTCTCGGTACACGACGAGGGCGCCGGGCTCGATCCACGAGCCTGGCCCTACCTGTTTCGCGAAGGATGGAAGGATCCGAGCCGCAAGGGAGAAGGGCTAGGTCTCACCGTCTCGAAGGCCATCGTGCACGCCCACGGCGGCAAAATCTGGTGCGAAAGCGCACTCGGTCGCGGCACGACGTTTCGGTTCACCATTCCGAACGCGCCACCGAGCCGCAAGCCGGAGGAGGCCGACGAGGCCGAGCAGCGCGAGGAGCGGGAGAAAGCCGAGCAGCCCGAGGCCGACCACGAGCCCTCACCTCAGAGCGCTTCTCCTGAATGA
- a CDS encoding OB-fold putative lipoprotein gives MLVVSLVWMTACDGRADKKAGLGATQALAAASAANSAGKAIDRAAAPQLDVMEFIKDFTDDPGKANAKYTGQLFKVVGVVRELAGARVVLHDRSGAVSCTLPPEQAGNLIVGKSATVTGFIAPAGGHVAARLQSCELLPSP, from the coding sequence ATGCTCGTCGTGTCGCTCGTTTGGATGACGGCTTGCGACGGGCGTGCAGACAAGAAAGCGGGCTTGGGAGCGACCCAGGCGCTGGCGGCCGCGTCCGCCGCAAACTCGGCGGGGAAGGCCATCGATCGGGCGGCGGCACCGCAGCTCGATGTCATGGAGTTCATTAAGGACTTCACGGACGACCCGGGAAAAGCGAATGCCAAGTACACCGGCCAGCTTTTCAAAGTGGTAGGCGTCGTCCGGGAGCTTGCGGGCGCTCGCGTGGTGCTGCACGACCGATCGGGCGCGGTCTCGTGCACGCTTCCGCCGGAGCAGGCGGGCAATCTCATCGTGGGCAAGTCGGCGACCGTCACCGGGTTCATTGCCCCCGCCGGCGGTCATGTCGCGGCGCGTCTTCAGTCGTGCGAGCTGCTCCCGTCCCCGTGA